A stretch of the Neisseria sp. DTU_2020_1000833_1_SI_GRL_NUU_006 genome encodes the following:
- a CDS encoding UDP-N-acetylmuramoyl-L-alanyl-D-glutamate--2,6-diaminopimelate ligase: protein MFSKLTPLAETNIPPLLCANAAGRLLHSDSRQIKQGDIFVACQGEYTDGRSYIPAAIANGAAFVFWDDDGKFAWNPEWKVPNQGIKDLKHRAGMLAAQVYGNVSDDLKVWGVTGTNGKTSITQWLAQAADLLGEKTAIIGTVGNGFWGALEETTHTTPAPVDVQTLLYRFRQQGATAAAMEVSSHGLDQSRVNGVPFRSAIFTNLTRDHLDYHGTMEAYGAIKSRLFYWHGLKHAVINVDDEYGAELAGRLKKDCPDLVVYSYGFSEHADIRIVHFTASSDGMEAVFQTPWGEGRCRTRLLGRFNAQNLAACIALLCANGYPLDKVLDVLAKIRPASGRMDCIMNSGKPLVVVDYAHTPDALEKALSTLQEIKPQGAALWCVFGCGGNRDRGKRPLMGAAAVQGADKVVVTSDNPRLENPRDIINDILPAVPAPECVETDRAAAIRYAVERAAANDIVLIAGKGHENYQDMQGVKHHFSDFEVAEKALAERI from the coding sequence ATGTTCAGCAAGTTAACCCCTTTAGCTGAAACCAACATTCCGCCTCTGCTGTGTGCAAACGCAGCAGGGCGTTTGTTGCATTCAGACAGCCGTCAAATTAAACAAGGTGATATTTTCGTTGCCTGTCAGGGCGAATATACGGACGGCCGCAGTTATATCCCCGCTGCCATTGCCAACGGCGCGGCTTTTGTTTTTTGGGACGACGACGGCAAATTTGCGTGGAATCCCGAATGGAAAGTCCCCAATCAAGGCATCAAAGATTTGAAACACCGTGCCGGCATGTTGGCGGCACAAGTTTACGGCAACGTTTCAGACGACCTCAAAGTCTGGGGCGTAACCGGTACCAACGGCAAAACCTCCATCACACAATGGCTGGCACAAGCCGCCGATTTATTGGGCGAAAAAACCGCCATCATCGGCACGGTCGGCAACGGCTTTTGGGGCGCATTGGAAGAAACCACGCACACCACCCCCGCCCCCGTCGATGTCCAAACCCTGCTCTACCGTTTCCGTCAACAAGGCGCGACAGCCGCCGCGATGGAAGTCTCTAGTCACGGCCTTGACCAATCGCGCGTCAACGGCGTGCCGTTCCGCAGCGCAATTTTCACCAACCTCACCCGCGACCACCTCGACTACCACGGCACGATGGAAGCCTATGGCGCCATCAAGTCACGCCTGTTTTACTGGCACGGCTTGAAACACGCTGTCATCAACGTAGATGACGAATATGGCGCAGAACTCGCAGGTCGTCTGAAAAAAGACTGTCCTGATTTGGTTGTTTACAGCTACGGCTTCAGCGAACACGCCGACATCCGCATTGTTCATTTCACCGCCTCTTCAGACGGCATGGAAGCCGTATTCCAAACCCCGTGGGGCGAAGGCCGCTGCCGCACCCGCCTGCTCGGACGGTTCAACGCGCAAAACCTCGCCGCCTGCATCGCCTTGCTTTGTGCCAACGGTTATCCGCTTGATAAAGTATTGGATGTGCTGGCAAAAATCCGTCCCGCCTCAGGCCGCATGGACTGCATCATGAACAGCGGCAAGCCCTTGGTTGTTGTCGATTATGCACACACGCCCGATGCATTGGAAAAAGCACTCTCCACCTTGCAGGAAATCAAACCGCAGGGTGCGGCTTTGTGGTGCGTATTCGGCTGCGGCGGCAACCGCGACCGCGGCAAACGCCCACTGATGGGCGCAGCAGCCGTACAGGGCGCAGATAAAGTCGTCGTAACCAGCGACAACCCGCGTTTGGAAAATCCGCGAGACATCATCAACGACATCCTGCCTGCCGTGCCCGCGCCCGAATGTGTCGAAACCGACCGTGCCGCCGCCATCCGTTACGCAGTCGAACGCGCCGCGGCAAACGACATCGTTCTGATTGCCGGCAAAGGACACGAAAATTATCAGGACATGCAGGGTGTGAAGCATCATTTTTCTGATTTCGAAGTTGCAGAGAAAGCGTTGGCAGAACGAATATAA
- a CDS encoding class I SAM-dependent methyltransferase, whose product MKAHLPLPSPAAQASSSKLFEIITQEIKAQNNWIPFSRFMDLALYIPEYGYYTGGSHKIGTDGDFITAPTLTPLFGQTLARQLAELLPQTAGNIYEFGAGTGHLAATLLKSLSDDLKHYHIIELSPELAERQRQFIAEHTTPQLAQKVIHLTELPESFDGIIIGNEVLDAMPIEIIRRTQNTFQHIGVSINPDGQLEQSPQPLKQPNLLRSAATYFPETEHPYTSELHPAQYAFILTLAQKITRGGMIFIDYGFDAAQYYHPQRDEGTLIAHYRHHTVHDTFFHIGLTDLTAHVNFTDIAQAGTDGGLDLIGYLPQSHFLFNLGITDLLAQTAPLGTADYLRVSTAVQKLTDQHEMGELFKVIAFGKNIGIDWTGFRFGDICHKL is encoded by the coding sequence ATGAAGGCACACCTCCCCCTCCCCTCCCCTGCCGCGCAAGCCTCAAGTTCCAAACTATTCGAAATCATCACACAGGAAATAAAAGCCCAAAATAATTGGATTCCTTTCTCACGATTTATGGATCTTGCACTCTACATACCCGAATACGGCTACTACACCGGAGGCAGCCACAAAATCGGCACAGACGGCGATTTCATCACCGCCCCCACCCTCACCCCATTATTCGGACAAACCCTCGCCCGACAACTTGCCGAACTACTCCCGCAAACCGCCGGCAACATCTACGAATTCGGCGCAGGTACGGGACATCTCGCCGCCACCTTATTGAAAAGCCTTTCAGACGACCTCAAGCATTACCACATCATCGAACTCTCCCCCGAGCTTGCCGAACGCCAACGCCAATTCATCGCCGAACACACCACCCCGCAACTGGCACAAAAAGTCATACACCTGACCGAACTGCCCGAATCCTTCGACGGCATCATCATCGGCAACGAAGTCCTCGATGCTATGCCCATTGAAATCATCCGCCGCACCCAAAACACCTTTCAACACATCGGCGTCTCCATTAACCCCGACGGGCAGCTTGAACAAAGCCCTCAACCCTTGAAGCAACCCAACCTCCTCCGTTCAGCCGCCACCTACTTCCCCGAAACCGAACACCCCTACACCAGCGAGCTACACCCCGCCCAATACGCCTTTATTCTCACCCTCGCGCAGAAAATCACACGTGGCGGCATGATATTTATCGACTACGGTTTTGACGCCGCCCAGTATTACCACCCGCAACGTGACGAAGGCACGCTCATCGCCCACTACCGTCACCACACTGTTCATGACACATTTTTCCATATCGGTCTGACCGATCTGACCGCACATGTCAACTTTACCGACATTGCCCAAGCAGGCACCGACGGCGGACTGGACCTCATCGGCTACCTGCCCCAGTCCCATTTCCTATTCAACCTAGGCATTACCGACCTGCTGGCACAAACCGCCCCTCTAGGCACGGCAGACTACCTCCGTGTCAGCACCGCCGTACAAAAACTGACCGACCAACACGAAATGGGCGAACTCTTCAAAGTCATCGCCTTTGGCAAAAACATCGGCATCGACTGGACAGGTTTCCGCTTCGGCGACATCTGCCACAAACTTTGA
- a CDS encoding quinone-dependent dihydroorotate dehydrogenase: MYSLARSLLFKLDAEKAHHFTLDALNKVYRLGLLPIFDNRTKPVKLMGITLPSPVGLAAGLDKNGEYIDALGALGFGFLEIGTVTPKPQPGNPQPRLFRVPEHQGIINRMGFNNHGIDAMIRNIEKSRYQGVLGINIGKNAVTPIENAADDYLICLEKAYAHASYITVNISSPNTKNLRALQGGDELSALLEALKNKQAQLSAAHGKYVPLAVKIAPDLDEAQIEDIAHVVKAVEMDGIIATNTTIDKSSLGSHPLAGEQGGLSGLPVREKSNQVLKTLAEYIDGKLPIIGVGGIMNSKDAAEKIRLGATAVQVYSGMIYKGPALVRDCLAALK, encoded by the coding sequence ATGTATTCCCTAGCCCGCAGCCTGCTGTTCAAACTCGATGCCGAAAAAGCCCACCATTTCACCCTCGACGCGCTCAACAAAGTATACAGACTCGGCCTGCTTCCGATTTTCGACAACCGCACCAAGCCCGTCAAACTCATGGGCATCACCCTGCCCAGTCCCGTCGGACTGGCTGCCGGACTCGATAAAAACGGCGAATACATAGACGCATTGGGCGCACTCGGCTTCGGCTTCCTCGAAATCGGCACGGTAACGCCCAAACCGCAGCCCGGCAACCCGCAGCCGCGCCTCTTCCGCGTTCCCGAACACCAAGGCATCATCAACCGCATGGGCTTCAACAACCACGGCATCGACGCCATGATTCGAAACATCGAAAAAAGCCGTTATCAAGGCGTGTTGGGCATCAACATCGGCAAAAACGCCGTAACCCCCATCGAAAACGCCGCCGACGACTATCTAATCTGCCTCGAAAAAGCCTACGCACACGCAAGTTACATTACCGTCAATATTTCCTCGCCCAACACCAAAAACCTCCGCGCACTGCAAGGCGGCGACGAACTGAGCGCGCTGCTCGAAGCCCTGAAAAACAAACAGGCGCAGCTTTCCGCTGCACACGGAAAATACGTCCCGCTCGCCGTCAAAATCGCCCCCGATTTGGATGAAGCACAAATCGAAGACATCGCCCACGTCGTCAAAGCCGTCGAAATGGACGGCATCATCGCCACCAATACCACCATCGACAAATCAAGCCTCGGCAGCCATCCGCTCGCAGGCGAGCAGGGCGGCCTAAGCGGTCTGCCCGTGCGCGAAAAAAGCAACCAAGTGCTGAAAACACTGGCGGAATACATCGACGGCAAGCTGCCGATTATCGGCGTAGGCGGCATCATGAACAGCAAGGACGCCGCCGAAAAAATCCGCCTCGGCGCAACCGCCGTCCAAGTGTACAGCGGCATGATTTATAAAGGTCCTGCATTGGTGAGGGACTGTCTGGCAGCGTTGAAGTAA
- a CDS encoding glutathione synthetase translates to MLTITTCLAYPEPPSNLLPLADALTRDGIPTTFAPWQNRPESAFILPLCAWDYAAEPEAFGQWLTEAQACGQRFINPVGLMRWNMDKRYLCDLAEWGADVIPSVQTSSEKEKLEEILENRGWREAVVKPVIGQSGRGVAKIRAGEVSLTAEDYPQGVIVQPYIREIETAGETSLVFFEGRFSHAVLRMPSQGEWRANSAYGVAVNPAGPPEKAVETARQILAMLPQIPAYARIDGTLIGERLLLNELELIEPALYLHTAENAVAHMAQAVKRVIAG, encoded by the coding sequence ATGCTGACAATTACCACCTGCCTTGCCTACCCCGAGCCGCCGTCCAACCTGCTGCCGTTGGCGGACGCGCTGACACGGGACGGCATCCCCACCACCTTCGCGCCTTGGCAAAACCGTCCGGAATCCGCCTTCATCCTGCCCTTGTGCGCATGGGATTATGCAGCGGAGCCTGAAGCGTTTGGGCAGTGGCTGACCGAAGCGCAAGCGTGCGGGCAAAGGTTTATCAACCCCGTCGGGCTGATGCGTTGGAACATGGACAAACGTTATTTGTGCGATTTGGCAGAATGGGGAGCGGACGTGATTCCGAGTGTGCAGACGTCGTCTGAAAAAGAAAAATTGGAAGAAATTTTAGAGAATCGGGGCTGGCGGGAAGCGGTCGTCAAACCCGTTATCGGGCAGAGCGGGCGCGGCGTGGCGAAAATCAGGGCGGGAGAAGTGTCGTTGACGGCAGAGGATTATCCGCAAGGCGTCATCGTCCAGCCTTATATCCGCGAAATCGAAACGGCGGGCGAAACCTCGCTGGTGTTTTTTGAAGGGCGATTCAGCCATGCCGTACTGCGTATGCCGTCCCAAGGCGAATGGCGCGCCAATTCCGCCTACGGAGTCGCCGTCAACCCTGCCGGACCGCCGGAAAAAGCAGTCGAAACCGCACGGCAGATATTGGCAATGCTGCCCCAAATACCGGCATACGCCCGCATAGACGGGACGCTAATCGGCGAAAGATTACTGCTCAACGAATTGGAACTGATCGAACCCGCCCTTTACCTGCATACCGCTGAAAACGCGGTTGCCCATATGGCGCAGGCGGTAAAGCGCGTTATCGCGGGCTGA
- a CDS encoding M23 family metallopeptidase, with protein sequence MLKMPTKTLLISAVMILFAGCTTKQLPRPNAEIAELRAKEPPAAQSLPNPVKGKRFDDTWGAARSQGRRHEGVDIFAKKNTPIRSTTPGIVTKIGRNRLGGKVIGIQGPGAWHYYAHLNKFARVRLYERVKEGQVIGYVGKTGNAKTTPAHLHYGVYLSSGAINPYPLINQER encoded by the coding sequence ATGCTGAAAATGCCGACAAAAACCCTTTTAATCAGTGCAGTCATGATTTTATTTGCAGGCTGTACCACCAAACAACTGCCGCGCCCGAATGCCGAAATTGCCGAACTGAGGGCGAAAGAGCCGCCGGCGGCGCAAAGCCTGCCCAATCCTGTTAAAGGCAAGCGTTTTGACGATACTTGGGGCGCGGCGCGCAGTCAGGGGCGCAGACATGAGGGCGTGGATATTTTCGCCAAGAAAAACACGCCGATACGCAGCACGACGCCCGGTATCGTAACCAAAATCGGGCGCAACCGATTGGGTGGCAAAGTCATCGGCATCCAAGGGCCGGGCGCATGGCACTATTATGCCCACCTCAACAAATTCGCCCGCGTCCGCCTGTATGAACGCGTGAAAGAAGGACAGGTCATCGGCTATGTCGGCAAAACAGGAAACGCCAAAACCACGCCGGCCCATTTGCATTACGGCGTGTATCTGTCAAGCGGTGCGATTAATCCGTATCCGTTGATTAATCAGGAAAGATAA
- the rsmH gene encoding 16S rRNA (cytosine(1402)-N(4))-methyltransferase RsmH: MSNAEYQHITVLLNEAVDALAVREDGIYVDGTFGRGGHSRLILSRLGSQGRLIVFDKDPQAIEAAQKLAEQDGRVTVVHDGFSSFQTTLDKLDIEEIDGALFDLGISSPQIDDGARGFSFRFDAPLDMRMDPTRGMSAAEWIATASEQDLHEVIKNYGEERFSRQIARAIVAQRTESPIDTTRKLAQLVAQNVRTRERGQDPATRTFQAVRIFINRELEEVEAVLPQVIGRLKQGGRLAVIAFHSLEDRIVKQFVKKYSQHPPLPRWAAVKEADLPLPPLKAVGKAIKPGVEETASNPRARSAVLRVAERTGGEIAE, translated from the coding sequence GTGAGTAATGCTGAATATCAACATATCACCGTTTTGTTAAATGAGGCGGTTGATGCTCTGGCGGTTCGTGAAGACGGTATTTATGTGGATGGGACGTTTGGCAGGGGAGGGCACTCCCGATTGATTTTGTCCCGTCTGGGCAGTCAAGGTCGTCTGATTGTGTTTGATAAAGACCCGCAAGCGATTGAGGCGGCGCAAAAGCTGGCCGAGCAGGATGGGCGCGTTACGGTCGTTCATGACGGGTTTTCCAGTTTTCAGACGACCCTGGATAAGCTGGATATTGAAGAAATAGATGGTGCGTTGTTTGATTTGGGGATTTCGTCCCCGCAGATAGATGACGGCGCACGGGGTTTCAGTTTCCGTTTTGATGCCCCTTTGGATATGCGCATGGATCCGACGCGGGGGATGTCCGCTGCAGAATGGATTGCAACAGCATCAGAACAGGATTTGCACGAGGTTATCAAGAATTATGGTGAAGAGCGGTTTAGTCGCCAGATTGCGCGCGCCATTGTTGCGCAACGGACAGAAAGTCCGATCGATACAACCCGCAAGCTGGCGCAGCTCGTGGCACAAAACGTCCGTACTCGTGAGCGGGGGCAAGACCCTGCGACGCGCACCTTCCAGGCAGTTCGCATCTTTATTAACCGCGAGCTCGAAGAGGTAGAGGCGGTTCTGCCGCAAGTGATAGGTCGTCTGAAACAAGGCGGGCGTTTGGCGGTTATTGCGTTCCATTCGCTTGAAGACCGCATCGTGAAACAGTTTGTCAAAAAGTATTCGCAACATCCTCCTTTGCCGCGTTGGGCGGCAGTAAAAGAAGCGGATTTGCCTCTGCCGCCGTTAAAGGCGGTGGGAAAGGCGATAAAGCCGGGTGTTGAGGAAACCGCCTCCAATCCGCGGGCGCGCAGCGCAGTTTTACGCGTGGCAGAGCGGACGGGCGGTGAGATTGCAGAATAA
- the mraZ gene encoding division/cell wall cluster transcriptional repressor MraZ codes for MFGGAHELSIDSKGRLAIPAKFRDILLRHYTPSIVVTLDSRQKLLMYPEAEWAKVAEQLLCLKTAGNPMLQRYQNLLLHNADTLEWDSAGRVLIPANLRKRVDFEKDVTLVGRANRLELWGREQWEAEMTQALDDDPEELAFQLSQTDLQL; via the coding sequence GTGTTTGGCGGCGCTCACGAATTGAGTATTGACAGCAAAGGGCGGTTGGCTATTCCTGCCAAGTTCCGCGATATTTTGCTGCGCCATTATACGCCGTCGATTGTGGTTACTTTGGATTCCCGTCAAAAATTGCTGATGTATCCGGAGGCTGAATGGGCAAAGGTTGCCGAGCAGCTTTTATGCCTGAAAACGGCAGGAAATCCGATGTTGCAGCGTTATCAAAATCTGCTGCTGCACAATGCGGATACGCTGGAATGGGATAGTGCCGGCCGCGTACTGATTCCTGCCAATCTGCGCAAACGGGTGGATTTTGAAAAAGACGTTACCTTGGTCGGTCGCGCCAACCGTTTGGAATTGTGGGGCCGTGAGCAATGGGAAGCTGAAATGACTCAGGCTTTGGATGATGATCCTGAAGAGTTGGCATTCCAATTAAGTCAGACGGATTTGCAATTGTGA
- a CDS encoding ABC transporter substrate-binding protein produces MKLSRFSSLALAAALAFGTAAVHAKPVQITDVNGRKVTVDLPAKRVVLGFYYQDYMAIGGKDALNNVVGFSKAVWADWAPPSWAAFSKAVPKLNQLADVGEVEVGTFSVEKVLALKPDLLILADWQYKALGSDLDRINKAGIPIVVLDYNAQTVAKHIQSTKLIGTLTGQQQKADKLAADYKRIADTIQARVKKANLPKPKVYVEFGNKGPAEHSVTFGKSMWGSMATLVGGNNIAASSVEFYGPINPEKVLAAKPDVIVITGRETELKKSPTAMVMGWGIPKAEAEKRLAGFAKRAGWANLPAIKNNRLYAAYHANSRTLSDGASIQFMAKAIYPQLFKDFNPEKTYTDFYRQNLPVVPNGTFYLYPKGQ; encoded by the coding sequence ATGAAACTGTCGCGCTTCTCCTCCCTTGCCCTCGCCGCCGCATTGGCATTCGGCACTGCCGCCGTCCATGCCAAACCGGTTCAGATTACCGATGTCAACGGCCGCAAAGTAACCGTCGACCTGCCCGCCAAACGCGTGGTTTTGGGCTTTTATTATCAAGATTACATGGCCATCGGCGGCAAGGACGCGCTGAATAATGTGGTCGGCTTCTCCAAAGCGGTTTGGGCCGACTGGGCGCCGCCGAGCTGGGCGGCGTTCAGCAAAGCCGTGCCTAAGCTGAACCAGCTAGCCGACGTGGGCGAGGTGGAAGTCGGCACGTTCTCGGTTGAAAAGGTTTTGGCATTGAAACCCGATTTGCTGATTTTGGCGGACTGGCAGTATAAGGCTTTGGGTTCCGACCTCGACCGCATCAACAAGGCGGGCATTCCGATTGTGGTGTTGGACTACAACGCGCAAACGGTCGCCAAACACATCCAATCAACCAAACTTATCGGCACGCTGACCGGCCAGCAACAAAAGGCGGACAAATTGGCGGCGGACTACAAACGCATCGCCGACACCATCCAAGCGCGCGTGAAAAAAGCCAATCTGCCCAAGCCTAAAGTGTATGTCGAATTCGGCAACAAAGGCCCTGCGGAACACAGCGTTACTTTCGGCAAGAGCATGTGGGGTTCGATGGCGACGCTGGTCGGCGGCAACAATATCGCCGCTTCTTCGGTCGAGTTCTACGGCCCGATCAATCCCGAAAAAGTCCTCGCCGCCAAACCCGACGTCATCGTGATTACCGGCCGCGAAACCGAATTGAAGAAAAGCCCGACCGCCATGGTGATGGGCTGGGGCATTCCGAAAGCCGAAGCGGAAAAGCGCTTGGCCGGTTTTGCAAAACGCGCCGGCTGGGCGAACCTGCCTGCGATTAAAAACAACCGCCTCTACGCCGCCTACCACGCCAACTCGCGCACGCTTTCCGACGGCGCATCAATTCAATTTATGGCCAAAGCGATTTATCCGCAGTTGTTCAAAGACTTCAATCCTGAGAAAACTTATACCGACTTCTACCGCCAAAACCTGC
- the ftsL gene encoding cell division protein FtsL, producing the protein MNKLNILLLVLVSVSAFAVVTVQDQSRLHFIALDKAQKQEIKLDQDYARLKLDQARLANHKLIKVAAEKQRLKPPGADNTVMVERKK; encoded by the coding sequence ATGAATAAATTAAATATCCTTTTGTTGGTCTTGGTATCGGTATCTGCTTTTGCGGTGGTCACTGTGCAAGACCAATCGCGTTTGCACTTCATCGCTTTGGATAAAGCGCAAAAGCAGGAAATCAAGCTTGATCAGGACTATGCACGCTTGAAATTGGATCAGGCGCGGCTGGCGAACCACAAGCTGATTAAGGTGGCGGCTGAGAAGCAACGCCTCAAACCGCCCGGCGCGGATAATACCGTGATGGTGGAAAGAAAAAAATAA
- a CDS encoding penicillin-binding protein 2, translating into MLIKNEYKPRMLPKAEKVKKPVTSDGRIRIVLGCMALAFTALLGRGIYLQTTQHEFLKNQGDQRFVRTLTLPASRGMITDRNGATLALSAPTESLYAMPSGMEEMPTAEQMAKLAAIVDLPVEALQEKLAKKDKDFIYLKRQLSQEKAEEIKALGIKGLAFQKELKRHYPMGNLFAHVIGFTNIDGKGQEGLELSREDSLHGADGAKVVLRDNKGNIVDSLDSPRNSDPKNGQDMVLSLDQRIQTLAYDELNKAVAYHKAKAGTVVVLDAQTGEILALVNSPAYDPNQPGSADSEQRRNRAVTDMIEPGSAMKPFTIAKALDSGKVGVADRFNTMPYKIGPATVRDTHVYPTLDVRGIMQKSSNVGTSKLSAKFTPKEMYDFYHDLGVGVRMHSGFPGETAGLLRSWRRWQSIEQATMSFGYGLQLSLLQLARAYTMLTHDGELLPVSFEKQAVAPKGKRVIKASTAREVRDLMVSVTEPGGTGTAGAVDGFDVGAKTGTARKLVNGRYVDNKHVATFIGFAPAKNPRVIVAVTIDEPTANGYYGGVVAGPVFKQVMGGSLNILGVSPTKPLTNVAAVKTPS; encoded by the coding sequence ATGTTGATTAAGAACGAATATAAGCCTCGGATGCTGCCTAAGGCCGAAAAGGTAAAAAAACCTGTTACCAGCGACGGGCGTATCCGTATTGTTTTGGGGTGTATGGCTCTTGCTTTCACTGCACTGCTCGGGCGCGGTATTTATCTGCAAACCACGCAGCATGAATTTTTGAAAAATCAGGGCGATCAGCGTTTTGTCCGTACCCTGACTTTACCTGCGTCGCGCGGCATGATTACGGACCGTAACGGCGCGACTTTGGCGTTGAGCGCACCGACTGAATCCTTGTATGCCATGCCTTCCGGTATGGAAGAAATGCCGACTGCCGAACAGATGGCTAAGTTGGCGGCTATTGTTGATCTGCCTGTTGAGGCGTTGCAGGAAAAATTGGCGAAAAAAGATAAAGATTTTATTTATCTGAAGCGCCAACTCAGTCAAGAAAAAGCGGAAGAAATTAAAGCTTTGGGCATTAAAGGCTTGGCATTCCAAAAAGAACTGAAACGCCATTATCCGATGGGCAACCTGTTCGCGCACGTTATCGGCTTCACCAATATCGACGGCAAAGGACAGGAAGGCTTGGAATTGTCGCGTGAAGACAGTCTGCATGGTGCGGACGGTGCGAAAGTGGTTTTGCGCGACAATAAAGGCAATATCGTCGATAGTTTGGATTCTCCGCGCAACAGCGATCCGAAAAACGGGCAGGACATGGTTTTGTCTTTGGATCAACGTATTCAAACACTTGCCTATGATGAACTGAATAAAGCAGTGGCTTATCACAAAGCCAAAGCAGGTACGGTTGTGGTATTGGATGCGCAAACCGGCGAAATCTTGGCTTTGGTTAACAGCCCTGCCTACGATCCCAACCAACCAGGCAGCGCCGATAGCGAACAGCGCCGCAATCGAGCCGTTACCGATATGATTGAGCCGGGTTCTGCCATGAAGCCGTTTACGATTGCCAAAGCATTGGATTCCGGCAAAGTCGGTGTGGCTGATCGTTTTAACACCATGCCTTATAAAATCGGCCCCGCTACCGTGCGCGATACCCATGTGTATCCTACTTTGGATGTGCGCGGCATTATGCAAAAATCTTCCAATGTCGGTACCAGCAAACTGTCTGCAAAATTCACGCCTAAAGAAATGTATGATTTTTATCATGATTTGGGTGTGGGCGTGCGGATGCACTCCGGTTTTCCCGGTGAGACGGCTGGTCTTTTGAGAAGCTGGCGCAGATGGCAGTCGATTGAACAGGCAACCATGTCTTTCGGTTACGGTTTGCAATTGAGCCTGCTGCAATTGGCGCGTGCTTATACCATGTTGACACATGACGGCGAATTGTTGCCGGTCAGCTTTGAGAAACAGGCGGTTGCGCCCAAAGGCAAACGCGTCATTAAAGCTTCGACCGCGCGTGAAGTGCGTGATTTGATGGTTTCTGTAACCGAGCCCGGCGGTACAGGTACGGCGGGGGCGGTAGATGGTTTCGACGTCGGCGCGAAAACCGGTACGGCGCGTAAGTTGGTCAACGGACGTTACGTTGATAACAAACACGTGGCAACTTTCATCGGTTTTGCTCCTGCTAAAAATCCCCGTGTGATTGTGGCGGTAACCATCGACGAACCGACTGCAAACGGTTACTACGGCGGCGTAGTGGCAGGTCCGGTCTTCAAACAAGTCATGGGCGGCAGCCTGAATATCTTGGGCGTTTCCCCCACCAAGCCTCTGACCAATGTTGCAGCCGTCAAAACACCGTCTTAA
- a CDS encoding HAD-IA family hydrolase, with amino-acid sequence MMKPELIIFDWDGTLADTTRPIIRTFQQSFADCGLKAPDADAIRALIGYSLPEIIFRLAPNAGEHLREELAETYAAHYLNPNNHNMTLFPEAIPCLNTLKQQGFWLAVATGKGRTGLDRSIMQTGTADFWMATACASEYASKPAPDMVFALCSELGLEPSQTLIVGDTTHDLDMAANAKAPAVAVPTGAHTAAQLATRPHLAILNDLSELPGFIARL; translated from the coding sequence CTGATGAAGCCTGAACTGATTATTTTCGACTGGGACGGAACGCTTGCCGATACGACGCGCCCGATTATCCGTACGTTCCAACAAAGTTTTGCCGACTGCGGCTTAAAAGCCCCCGATGCGGATGCCATCCGCGCCTTAATCGGTTACAGCCTGCCCGAAATCATCTTCCGCCTTGCGCCTAATGCGGGCGAACACCTGCGCGAAGAATTGGCAGAAACCTATGCCGCGCATTATCTGAATCCGAACAATCACAATATGACCTTGTTCCCCGAAGCCATACCTTGTTTGAACACTTTAAAACAACAAGGCTTTTGGCTTGCCGTAGCGACAGGCAAAGGGCGTACGGGTTTGGACCGTTCTATTATGCAGACGGGGACGGCAGATTTTTGGATGGCAACCGCCTGCGCAAGCGAATATGCGTCCAAACCCGCGCCCGATATGGTTTTTGCCTTATGTTCCGAATTGGGGCTGGAGCCTTCGCAAACTTTGATTGTCGGCGATACGACCCACGATTTGGATATGGCGGCAAATGCGAAAGCCCCCGCCGTTGCCGTACCGACCGGCGCACATACCGCCGCGCAACTGGCAACGCGGCCGCATTTGGCAATCTTGAACGATTTGTCCGAGCTGCCCGGCTTTATCGCGCGTTTATAA